In Micromonospora purpureochromogenes, a single window of DNA contains:
- a CDS encoding TIGR03084 family metal-binding protein, giving the protein MVDLTALLADLAAESEQLDALVAPLPPQAWTRPTPAPGWTVGHQIAHLAWTDEMARLAATDVDAFYASVTSAPDVSRLVDDGAEQFLAPPAELLARWRAGRAALIDALTAVPAGDKLPWYGTRMSPASMATARIMETWAHGEDVADALGVTRAPTDRLRHVAHLGFRTLGHGFAAHGRALPTAPVRVELTAPDGDTWAFGPADAADRVTGPALDFCLLVTQRRHRADLALTATGATADEWLDVAQAFAGPPGTGREPRAASGAGAPA; this is encoded by the coding sequence ATGGTCGACCTGACAGCACTGCTCGCGGATCTGGCCGCCGAGTCCGAGCAGCTCGACGCCCTCGTCGCGCCGCTGCCCCCGCAGGCCTGGACGCGGCCGACCCCCGCTCCCGGGTGGACGGTCGGTCACCAGATCGCCCACCTCGCCTGGACCGACGAGATGGCCCGGCTCGCCGCCACCGACGTCGACGCCTTCTACGCCTCGGTCACCTCGGCGCCGGACGTCAGCCGGCTCGTCGACGACGGCGCGGAGCAGTTCCTGGCCCCGCCGGCCGAGCTGCTCGCCCGCTGGCGTGCCGGCCGGGCCGCGCTCATCGACGCCCTCACCGCCGTCCCCGCGGGAGACAAGCTGCCCTGGTACGGCACCCGGATGTCGCCCGCCTCGATGGCCACCGCGCGGATCATGGAGACCTGGGCGCACGGCGAGGACGTGGCCGACGCGCTGGGCGTCACCCGGGCCCCGACCGACCGGCTGCGGCACGTCGCCCACCTCGGCTTCCGTACCCTCGGGCACGGCTTCGCCGCCCACGGCCGGGCGCTGCCCACGGCCCCGGTCCGGGTCGAACTGACCGCGCCCGACGGTGACACCTGGGCCTTCGGGCCGGCGGACGCGGCGGACCGGGTCACCGGCCCGGCGCTCGACTTCTGCCTGCTGGTCACCCAGCGCCGGCACCGCGCCGACCTGGCCCTGACCGCCACCGGCGCCACCGCCGACGAGTGGCTGGACGTGGCCCAGGCCTTCGCCGGGCCGCCCGGCACCGGCCGGGAGCCGCGCGCGGCGAGCGGCGCCGGAGCCCCGGCATGA
- a CDS encoding Crp/Fnr family transcriptional regulator: protein MDEVLARSGIFQGVDPEAAEALAKEMETIDVRKGEIVFNEGEPGDSLYILLSGKIKVGRRAADGRQNLIAVMGPSDMVGELSLFDPGPRTATATAVTDTRLVRLRKQALRPWLNNRPEIAEQLLRVLARRLRRTNDSLADLIFTDVPGRVAKNLLQMAGRFGTRDGGVLRVTHDLTQEEIAQLVGASRETVNKALADFASRGWLRLDGKSIIILDPERLARRARV from the coding sequence ATGGACGAGGTACTGGCCCGCAGCGGGATCTTCCAGGGTGTCGACCCGGAGGCTGCCGAGGCGCTCGCCAAGGAGATGGAGACGATCGACGTCCGCAAGGGCGAGATCGTGTTCAACGAGGGCGAGCCCGGCGACAGTCTCTACATCCTCCTGTCCGGCAAGATCAAGGTGGGGCGTCGGGCGGCCGACGGCCGGCAGAACCTGATCGCCGTCATGGGCCCGTCGGACATGGTCGGTGAGCTGTCGCTCTTCGACCCCGGTCCGCGTACGGCCACGGCCACCGCGGTCACCGACACCCGGCTGGTGCGGCTGCGCAAGCAGGCGCTGCGGCCGTGGCTGAACAACCGGCCCGAGATCGCCGAGCAGCTGCTGCGGGTGCTGGCCCGCCGGCTCCGCCGGACCAACGACTCGCTGGCCGACCTGATCTTCACCGACGTGCCGGGCCGGGTCGCCAAGAACCTGCTCCAGATGGCCGGCCGCTTCGGCACCCGTGACGGCGGCGTCCTGCGGGTGACCCACGACCTCACCCAGGAGGAGATCGCCCAGCTCGTCGGCGCCTCCCGGGAGACCGTCAACAAGGCGCTGGCCGACTTCGCCTCGCGGGGCTGGCTGCGGCTGGACGGCAAGAGCATCATCATCCTCGACCCGGAGCGTCTGGCCCGCCGCGCGCGGGTCTGA
- a CDS encoding CapA family protein, which yields MSAPASARTRRRAALAVGAVLAVLLSAGCGTSDDDAAPVWQRGGGGGATGAPVPSGGASEPAGEAVSLSATGDIIMGNAPSRLPANGGRGFFDEISDALDADLVMGNLEEPLTEDTGTGKCGANATACFQFRAPPSYAAHLSDAGFELLNQANNHGYDYGPQGYANTQKALEKQGLKHTGAPDQITVVEVKGVKIAVAGFSSYPWSNSLTDIDAATAVVEKAATMADLVVVQVHMGAEGADRTKVKPGTELFYGENRGDPVKFSHAMIDAGADLIVGHGPHVLRGMEFYQGRLIAYSLGNFAGGGRSLNPSGRLGWGGVLKVSLKPDGSFAGGSFTSTRMNSVGKPTMDSADQGLGLVKQLSRADFPRTGARFDAEGRIGAPQAG from the coding sequence ATGTCCGCTCCCGCGTCTGCCAGGACCCGCCGCCGTGCCGCACTCGCCGTCGGCGCGGTCCTCGCTGTGCTGCTCAGCGCCGGCTGCGGCACGTCGGACGACGACGCCGCGCCGGTCTGGCAGCGCGGCGGCGGCGGGGGCGCCACCGGTGCACCGGTCCCGTCCGGCGGCGCCTCGGAGCCGGCCGGCGAGGCCGTCTCGCTCTCGGCGACCGGCGACATCATCATGGGCAACGCCCCCTCCCGGCTCCCCGCCAACGGCGGGCGGGGCTTCTTCGACGAGATCTCCGACGCGCTCGACGCCGACCTGGTGATGGGCAACCTGGAGGAGCCGCTGACCGAGGACACCGGCACCGGCAAGTGCGGGGCCAACGCCACCGCCTGCTTCCAGTTCCGGGCCCCGCCCAGCTACGCCGCCCACCTCTCCGACGCCGGCTTCGAGCTGCTCAACCAGGCCAACAACCACGGCTACGACTACGGCCCACAGGGGTACGCGAACACCCAGAAGGCGCTGGAGAAGCAGGGCCTCAAGCACACCGGCGCGCCGGACCAGATCACCGTGGTGGAGGTCAAGGGCGTCAAGATCGCGGTGGCCGGCTTCTCGTCGTACCCCTGGTCGAACAGCCTGACCGACATCGACGCCGCGACGGCGGTCGTCGAGAAGGCCGCCACCATGGCCGATCTCGTGGTGGTGCAGGTGCACATGGGTGCCGAGGGGGCCGACCGGACCAAGGTCAAGCCGGGCACCGAGCTGTTCTACGGCGAGAACCGGGGCGACCCGGTGAAGTTCTCCCACGCCATGATCGATGCCGGGGCGGACCTGATCGTCGGGCACGGCCCGCACGTGCTGCGCGGCATGGAGTTCTACCAGGGCCGGCTGATCGCCTACAGCCTGGGCAACTTCGCCGGCGGCGGCCGGTCGCTCAACCCGAGCGGGCGGCTCGGCTGGGGCGGGGTGCTCAAGGTGTCGCTCAAGCCGGACGGCAGCTTCGCCGGCGGCTCCTTCACCTCCACCCGGATGAACTCCGTCGGCAAGCCGACCATGGACTCCGCCGACCAGGGCCTCGGGCTGGTCAAGCAGCTCAGCCGGGCCGACTTCCCGCGTACCGGGGCCCGGTTCGACGCGGAGGGCAGGATCGGCGCGCCGCAGGCCGGCTGA
- a CDS encoding TetR/AcrR family transcriptional regulator, which produces MPTASTRVPQQERSRATQARLLEATVDCLVEYGWSGTTTTVVAARAGVSRGAQLHHYPTKAALVTAAVAHLADRRAAELRTEAEALPAGPQRLDRVVDLLGVAFTGPLFVAALELWVAARTDAELRRALVPLEARVGREMHRLTVALLGVDERRPGVREAVQATLDLLRGLGVANLLNDDSARRTALLHTWKRQLAALLTPDAGPAERAMPAGAGLERDRQ; this is translated from the coding sequence GTGCCCACCGCATCGACGCGCGTCCCTCAGCAGGAGCGCAGCCGCGCCACCCAGGCCCGGCTGCTGGAGGCGACCGTCGACTGCCTGGTGGAGTACGGCTGGTCCGGCACCACCACCACGGTGGTCGCGGCCCGGGCCGGCGTCTCGCGCGGCGCGCAGCTGCACCACTACCCGACCAAGGCGGCCCTGGTGACCGCCGCCGTCGCGCACCTCGCCGACCGGCGGGCGGCGGAGCTGCGCACCGAGGCGGAGGCCCTGCCGGCCGGGCCGCAGCGGCTCGACCGGGTGGTCGACCTGCTCGGCGTGGCCTTCACCGGGCCGCTCTTCGTCGCCGCGCTGGAGCTCTGGGTCGCCGCCCGCACCGACGCCGAGCTGCGCCGCGCCCTGGTGCCGCTGGAGGCCCGGGTCGGCCGGGAGATGCACCGGCTGACCGTGGCGCTGCTCGGCGTCGACGAGCGCCGCCCCGGCGTACGGGAGGCCGTGCAGGCCACCCTCGACCTGCTCCGCGGGCTGGGCGTGGCCAACCTGCTCAATGACGACTCGGCCCGCCGTACCGCCCTGCTGCACACCTGGAAACGCCAGCTCGCCGCCCTGCTCACGCCCGACGCCGGCCCAGCGGAGCGCGCCATGCCGGCCGGGGCGGGGCTTGAGCGCGACAGGCAGTGA
- a CDS encoding acyl-CoA dehydrogenase family protein gives MSIVDTPERRQLRELTRAFVTREVLPHLADWERAGEVPRELHATAAKIGLLGIGFPESVGGSGGDLLDSIVVTEEIIRSGGSSGLIAALFTHGIALPHMVAAAGGQSGGLLRGRLGGGQLRGDDDLVDRYVRPTLAGTMIGALAITEPDGGSDVAAIRTTARRDGDHYVVNGSKTYITSGVRADFVTTAVCTDVPGSGELSLLVIDKGTPGFTVGRRLEKLGWHCSDTAELSFVDVRVPVTNRIGEENTGFLAIMQHFAAERLSLATQAYATAQRCVELATRWCRDRATFGRPLASRQLIRHRLAEMHTRTEAARAYVHEVAARVAAGEPVVTEVAMAKNVAVAACDQVVDQALQLHGGFGYLRDAEVERHYRDARILGIGGGTTEIMNEIIAKGMGL, from the coding sequence ATGAGCATCGTGGACACCCCGGAACGGCGGCAGCTGCGCGAGCTGACCCGGGCCTTCGTCACCCGGGAGGTGCTGCCGCACCTGGCCGACTGGGAGCGGGCCGGCGAGGTGCCGCGCGAGCTGCACGCCACCGCCGCGAAGATCGGGCTGCTCGGCATCGGGTTCCCCGAGTCGGTCGGCGGCAGCGGCGGCGACCTGCTCGACTCCATCGTCGTCACCGAGGAGATCATCCGCTCCGGCGGCTCGTCGGGGCTGATCGCGGCGCTCTTCACGCACGGCATCGCGCTGCCGCACATGGTCGCCGCCGCCGGCGGCCAGAGCGGCGGCCTGCTCCGCGGCCGGCTCGGCGGCGGCCAGCTCCGCGGCGACGACGACCTGGTCGACCGGTACGTCCGGCCCACCCTGGCCGGGACGATGATCGGCGCGCTGGCGATCACCGAGCCGGACGGCGGCTCGGACGTCGCCGCGATCCGCACCACCGCCCGCCGGGACGGCGACCACTACGTGGTGAACGGCTCGAAGACCTACATCACCAGCGGGGTACGGGCCGACTTCGTGACCACCGCGGTCTGCACCGACGTCCCGGGCAGCGGCGAACTCAGCCTGCTCGTCATCGACAAGGGCACGCCCGGCTTCACCGTCGGGCGCCGGCTGGAGAAGCTGGGCTGGCACTGCTCGGACACCGCCGAACTGTCGTTCGTCGACGTCCGGGTGCCGGTGACCAACCGGATCGGCGAGGAGAACACCGGCTTCCTCGCGATCATGCAGCACTTCGCCGCGGAGCGGCTCTCGCTGGCCACCCAGGCGTACGCGACCGCGCAGCGCTGCGTGGAGCTGGCCACCCGCTGGTGCCGGGACCGGGCCACCTTCGGCCGCCCGCTGGCCAGTCGGCAGTTGATCCGGCACCGGCTCGCCGAGATGCACACCCGCACCGAGGCGGCCCGGGCGTACGTGCACGAGGTGGCCGCCCGGGTCGCGGCCGGCGAGCCGGTGGTGACCGAGGTGGCGATGGCGAAGAACGTCGCGGTGGCCGCCTGCGACCAGGTGGTCGACCAGGCGCTGCAACTGCACGGCGGCTTCGGCTACCTGCGCGACGCCGAGGTGGAGCGGCACTACCGGGACGCCCGGATCCTCGGCATCGGCGGCGGCACCACCGAGATCATGAACGAGATCATCGCGAAGGGCATGGGCCTGTGA
- the nth gene encoding endonuclease III, with protein MTISSTETDLGRTRRARRIGRALTEAHPDAHCELDHSNALELAVATILSAQCTDKKVNEVTPKLFVRYPTAADYAGADRAELEELIRPTGFYRNKTDSLIKLGQALVERYDGRVPGRLADLVTLPGIGRKTANVILGNAFDVPGITVDTHFQRLVQRWKLTAQTDPVKIEHEIGALFPKREWTMLSHRIIFHGRRVCHARKPACGACTLAKLCPSYGTGPTEPAAAAKLLKGPRARDLAAAAGVDPELVPRQAVAAEVP; from the coding sequence GTGACCATCAGCTCCACCGAGACGGACCTCGGCCGGACCCGGCGCGCCCGGCGGATCGGCCGGGCGCTGACCGAGGCGCACCCCGACGCGCACTGTGAACTCGACCACTCCAACGCGTTGGAGCTGGCCGTCGCCACCATCCTCTCCGCGCAGTGCACCGACAAGAAGGTCAACGAGGTCACCCCGAAGCTCTTCGTGCGCTACCCGACGGCGGCCGACTACGCCGGGGCCGACCGGGCGGAACTGGAGGAGCTGATCCGGCCGACCGGCTTCTACCGCAACAAGACCGACTCGCTGATCAAGCTGGGTCAGGCCCTGGTCGAGCGGTACGACGGCAGGGTCCCCGGCAGGCTGGCCGACCTGGTGACGCTGCCCGGGATCGGCCGCAAGACCGCCAACGTCATCCTCGGCAACGCCTTCGACGTCCCGGGGATCACCGTCGACACCCACTTCCAGCGGCTCGTGCAGCGCTGGAAGCTGACCGCGCAGACCGACCCGGTGAAGATCGAGCACGAGATCGGCGCGCTCTTCCCCAAGCGCGAGTGGACCATGCTCTCGCACCGGATCATCTTCCACGGCCGGCGGGTCTGCCACGCCCGCAAGCCGGCCTGCGGGGCCTGCACGCTGGCGAAGCTCTGCCCGTCGTACGGGACCGGCCCGACCGAGCCGGCCGCCGCCGCGAAGCTGCTCAAGGGCCCCCGGGCCCGGGACCTCGCGGCCGCCGCCGGGGTCGACCCCGAGCTGGTGCCGCGGCAGGCCGTCGCCGCGGAGGTGCCGTGA
- a CDS encoding acyl-CoA carboxylase subunit beta encodes MSTLDSTLDPSSPTYRANREALLERLAELDAELDRARAGGGEKYVTRHHARGKLLPRERIELLLDPDSPFLELSPVAAYGTDFPVGASVVTGIGVVEGVECLVVANDPTVRGGAVNPWSLAKTRRAGEIALANRLPMVNLVESAGADLPTQAEIFIPGGRVFRDLTRLSAAKIPTVSVVFGNATAGGAYVPGMSDHVIMIRDRSQVYLAGPPLVKMATGEVTDDESLGGAAMHASTSGLADFLAEDERDGIRLARQCVRRLNWRKQGPSPRTGVPQPPKYDPEELPGIASADLKVPFDPREVLARVLDGSEFDEFKPAYGTALVTGWGELHGYPVGVLANARGVLFSAEAQKAAQFIQLANAADTPLVFLQNTTGYMVGTEYEQRGIIKHGALMINAVSNSTVPHLTVNLGASYGAGNYGMCGRAYEPRFLFTWPNAKSAVMGPAQLAGVLSIVARQAAAARGRSFDEESDAAMRMMVEQQIESQSGALFLSGRLYDDGVIDPRDTRTVLGLCLSAIHNGPVKGADGFGVFRM; translated from the coding sequence GTGAGCACACTGGACAGCACGCTCGACCCCTCCTCGCCGACCTACCGGGCCAACCGGGAGGCCCTGCTGGAACGCCTCGCCGAGCTGGACGCCGAGCTGGACCGGGCCCGGGCCGGCGGTGGCGAGAAGTACGTGACCCGGCACCACGCGCGCGGCAAGCTGCTCCCCCGGGAGCGGATCGAGCTGCTGCTCGACCCGGACAGCCCGTTCCTGGAGCTGTCCCCGGTGGCGGCGTACGGCACCGACTTCCCGGTCGGGGCCAGCGTGGTGACCGGCATCGGCGTGGTCGAGGGCGTGGAGTGCCTGGTCGTCGCCAACGACCCGACGGTACGCGGCGGCGCGGTGAACCCCTGGTCGCTGGCGAAGACCCGGCGGGCCGGCGAGATCGCCCTGGCCAACCGGCTGCCGATGGTCAACCTGGTCGAGTCGGCCGGCGCCGACCTGCCCACCCAGGCGGAGATCTTCATCCCGGGCGGCCGGGTGTTCCGCGACCTGACCCGGCTCTCCGCGGCGAAGATCCCCACGGTCAGCGTGGTCTTCGGCAACGCCACCGCCGGCGGCGCGTACGTGCCCGGGATGTCCGACCACGTCATCATGATCCGGGACCGGTCGCAGGTGTACCTGGCCGGCCCGCCGCTGGTGAAGATGGCCACCGGCGAGGTCACCGACGACGAGTCCCTCGGCGGCGCGGCCATGCACGCCTCGACGTCCGGGCTGGCCGACTTCCTCGCCGAGGACGAACGGGACGGCATCCGGCTGGCCCGGCAGTGCGTGCGCCGGCTCAACTGGCGCAAGCAGGGCCCGTCGCCGCGCACCGGGGTCCCCCAGCCCCCCAAGTACGACCCGGAGGAGCTGCCCGGCATCGCCAGCGCCGACCTCAAGGTGCCCTTCGACCCCCGCGAGGTGCTGGCCCGGGTGCTCGACGGCAGCGAGTTCGACGAGTTCAAACCGGCCTACGGCACGGCGCTGGTCACCGGCTGGGGCGAGCTGCACGGGTACCCGGTCGGGGTGCTGGCCAACGCCCGGGGCGTGCTGTTCAGCGCGGAGGCGCAGAAGGCGGCCCAGTTCATCCAGCTCGCCAACGCCGCCGACACCCCGCTGGTCTTCCTGCAGAACACCACCGGCTACATGGTCGGCACCGAGTACGAGCAGCGCGGCATCATCAAGCACGGCGCGTTGATGATCAACGCGGTCTCGAACTCGACCGTGCCGCACCTGACGGTGAACCTGGGCGCCTCCTACGGCGCCGGCAACTACGGCATGTGCGGCCGGGCGTACGAGCCGCGGTTCCTGTTCACCTGGCCGAACGCGAAGTCGGCGGTGATGGGGCCGGCGCAGCTCGCCGGGGTGCTCTCCATCGTCGCCCGGCAGGCCGCCGCCGCCCGGGGGCGCTCCTTTGACGAGGAGTCCGACGCGGCGATGCGGATGATGGTCGAGCAGCAGATCGAGTCCCAGTCCGGCGCGCTCTTCCTCTCCGGCCGGCTCTACGACGACGGGGTGATCGACCCCCGGGACACCCGTACCGTCCTCGGGCTCTGCCTGTCGGCGATCCACAACGGACCGGTGAAGGGCGCCGACGGCTTCGGCGTCTTCCGGATGTAG
- a CDS encoding metallophosphoesterase family protein: MLERVAVLSDIHGALPALEAVLAEPDVAAADLIVLTGDIAAGPQPVEVLDLLADLGDRACWVGGNADRELVEARAGRSSPIAVSNWAAQQLRDDQAARLAALPLTVTLEVAGLGPVLFCHATPRDDEEVVLVDSRMDRWAEVLAGVPAEVGTIVCGHTHMPFTRLADRRLVVNPGSIGMPYGGAGAWWALLGPGVQLRRTPFDVDAACVRVAAESGFPEAAEWADEYLRSRHSDADALTVFGPRDGR; this comes from the coding sequence ATGCTCGAACGCGTAGCCGTCCTCTCCGACATCCATGGTGCGCTGCCCGCGCTGGAGGCCGTGCTGGCCGAGCCGGACGTGGCCGCCGCCGACCTGATCGTGCTCACCGGTGACATCGCCGCCGGACCGCAGCCGGTCGAGGTGCTGGACCTGCTCGCCGACCTCGGCGACCGAGCCTGTTGGGTCGGCGGCAACGCCGACCGCGAGCTGGTCGAGGCGCGGGCCGGTCGCAGCTCTCCCATCGCGGTCTCGAACTGGGCCGCCCAGCAGCTCCGGGACGATCAGGCGGCCCGGCTGGCGGCGCTGCCGCTGACGGTGACCCTGGAGGTGGCCGGCCTCGGTCCGGTGCTCTTCTGCCACGCCACGCCCCGCGACGACGAGGAGGTGGTGCTGGTGGACTCCCGGATGGACCGCTGGGCGGAGGTGCTCGCCGGGGTGCCGGCCGAGGTGGGCACGATCGTCTGCGGGCACACCCACATGCCGTTCACCCGCCTGGCCGACCGGCGGCTGGTGGTCAACCCGGGCAGCATCGGGATGCCGTACGGCGGCGCCGGGGCGTGGTGGGCCCTGCTCGGACCGGGCGTGCAACTACGCCGCACCCCGTTCGACGTGGATGCCGCCTGCGTCCGGGTCGCCGCCGAGTCGGGTTTCCCCGAAGCCGCCGAGTGGGCCGACGAGTACCTGCGCTCCCGGCACAGCGACGCCGACGCGCTCACCGTCTTCGGCCCCCGGGACGGTCGCTGA
- a CDS encoding acyclic terpene utilization AtuA family protein — MSAPLRVGNASGFYGDRSTAWREMLDGGELDVLTGDYLAELTMLILGRDRMRDPALGYAKTFLRQLEGCLGTALDRGVRIVTNAGGLNPAGLAAAIGSLADRLGLPARIGYVEGDALARPDALTANAYLGAFGIAACLDAGADVVVTGRVTDASLAVGPAIARFGWGRDDLDALAGATVAGHLIECGAQVTGGNFSFFTELPDGGHRPGFPIAEIHPDGSSVLTKHPGTGGAVTVETVTAQLLYEVGGPAYLGPDVVTRLDTVRLHQDGPDRVRVSGVRGTPPPDTLKVGVNNLGGFRNSMTFVLCGLDVPAKAALVRGQIEEAVGKEGLEFTLARTDHPDAADTEAASALLHVHLRDGDKARAGRAFSAAAVELALASYPGCTLTTLPGDATPYGVFTADTVPQDAVEHIAVLPGGERVPIPPPTRTAAAQATEVAPDTGGAPARPEGTGPTRRAPLGELVGARSGDKGGDANLGVWARTDATYAWLRGWLTVERLAELLPETAPLTVERYELPHLRAVNFVVRGLLGQGVAASTRFDPQAKALGELLRCPIVDLPADLPAGAPERVGEAGA, encoded by the coding sequence ATGAGCGCGCCGCTGCGGGTCGGCAACGCCTCCGGCTTCTACGGCGACCGCTCCACGGCCTGGCGGGAGATGCTCGACGGCGGCGAGCTGGACGTGCTCACCGGCGACTACCTGGCCGAGCTGACCATGCTGATCCTCGGCCGCGACCGGATGCGCGACCCCGCGCTGGGATACGCGAAGACGTTCCTCCGCCAACTCGAAGGCTGCCTCGGCACCGCGTTGGACCGGGGCGTGCGGATCGTGACCAACGCCGGCGGGCTCAACCCGGCCGGCCTGGCCGCCGCGATCGGCTCGCTCGCCGACCGGCTCGGTCTCCCCGCCCGGATCGGGTACGTCGAGGGCGACGCCCTCGCCCGTCCCGACGCGCTCACCGCGAACGCCTACCTCGGCGCGTTCGGCATCGCGGCCTGCCTCGACGCCGGGGCGGACGTGGTGGTCACCGGCCGGGTCACCGACGCCTCGCTGGCCGTCGGGCCGGCGATCGCCCGGTTCGGCTGGGGCCGGGACGACCTGGACGCGCTGGCCGGGGCGACCGTCGCCGGGCACCTGATCGAGTGCGGGGCGCAGGTCACCGGCGGCAACTTCAGCTTCTTCACGGAGCTGCCCGACGGCGGCCACCGGCCCGGTTTCCCGATCGCGGAGATCCACCCGGACGGTTCCTCGGTGCTCACCAAGCACCCGGGCACCGGCGGCGCGGTCACCGTCGAGACCGTCACCGCACAACTGCTCTACGAGGTGGGCGGCCCGGCGTACCTGGGGCCGGACGTGGTGACCCGGCTGGACACGGTGCGGCTGCATCAGGACGGACCCGACCGGGTCCGCGTCTCCGGCGTCCGGGGCACGCCACCGCCGGACACCCTCAAGGTCGGCGTCAACAACCTCGGCGGGTTCCGCAACTCGATGACGTTCGTCCTCTGCGGACTGGACGTCCCCGCCAAGGCGGCCCTGGTGCGCGGGCAGATCGAGGAGGCGGTCGGCAAGGAGGGGCTGGAGTTCACGCTGGCCCGCACCGACCACCCGGACGCGGCCGACACCGAGGCGGCGAGCGCGCTGCTGCACGTACACCTGCGCGACGGTGACAAGGCGCGGGCCGGGCGGGCCTTCTCGGCGGCCGCGGTGGAGCTGGCCCTGGCCTCCTACCCCGGCTGCACGCTGACCACGCTGCCCGGCGACGCCACCCCGTACGGGGTCTTCACCGCCGACACCGTGCCGCAGGACGCGGTCGAGCACATCGCGGTGCTGCCCGGCGGTGAGCGGGTGCCGATCCCGCCGCCGACCCGCACCGCCGCCGCGCAGGCCACGGAGGTCGCACCGGACACCGGCGGTGCGCCGGCACGGCCGGAGGGTACCGGCCCGACCCGACGGGCGCCGCTGGGCGAACTGGTCGGGGCGCGCTCCGGCGACAAGGGCGGCGACGCCAACCTGGGCGTCTGGGCCCGCACCGACGCCACGTACGCCTGGCTGCGCGGCTGGCTCACCGTCGAGCGGCTGGCCGAACTGCTGCCGGAGACCGCCCCGCTGACCGTCGAGCGGTACGAGCTGCCCCACCTGCGGGCGGTCAACTTCGTGGTGCGGGGGCTGCTCGGGCAGGGCGTTGCCGCCTCCACGCGGTTCGATCCGCAGGCCAAGGCGCTCGGGGAGCTGTTGCGCTGCCCGATCGTCGACCTGCCCGCGGACCTGCCGGCGGGTGCACCGGAACGAGTAGGGGAGGCCGGCGCATGA
- a CDS encoding adenosylcobinamide amidohydrolase — protein sequence MLSDPALTSRPEDGRDIPLLVWRAGAPLRAVSSGPLGGGIGVRNWVLNATVPMSYRRDDPAAHLAALAGGLGLAGPGVGLLTGVDVAEVVARVDTGVRAWATVGLGTPVWAAAPAPATPAQRVGTVNIVVYVPAALGDAALVNAIATATEAKAQAIWELGLPATGTPTDAVTVLCPADGPAEPYGGPRSTWGAPLARAVHAAVRDGGAVPCVPWSDRRAG from the coding sequence GTGCTGAGCGACCCCGCCCTGACCAGCCGTCCCGAGGACGGCCGGGACATCCCGCTGCTGGTGTGGCGCGCCGGGGCGCCCCTGCGGGCGGTCAGCTCCGGCCCGCTCGGTGGCGGGATCGGCGTCCGGAACTGGGTGCTGAACGCGACCGTGCCGATGTCGTACCGCCGGGACGACCCGGCCGCCCACCTGGCCGCGCTGGCCGGCGGCCTCGGCCTGGCCGGCCCCGGGGTGGGCCTGCTCACCGGGGTGGACGTCGCCGAGGTGGTGGCCCGGGTCGACACCGGCGTGCGGGCCTGGGCGACGGTCGGGCTGGGCACGCCGGTCTGGGCCGCCGCGCCGGCCCCGGCGACGCCGGCCCAGCGGGTGGGCACGGTCAACATCGTCGTGTACGTCCCGGCGGCGCTCGGCGACGCCGCGCTGGTCAACGCCATCGCCACGGCCACCGAGGCGAAGGCCCAGGCGATCTGGGAGCTTGGCCTGCCCGCCACCGGTACGCCCACCGACGCGGTCACCGTGCTCTGCCCGGCCGACGGCCCCGCCGAGCCCTACGGCGGCCCCCGGTCCACCTGGGGCGCCCCGCTGGCCCGGGCCGTGCACGCCGCCGTCCGGGACGGCGGGGCGGTGCCCTGCGTGCCCTGGTCCGACCGGCGGGCGGGATGA